The Candidatus Abyssobacteria bacterium SURF_5 genomic sequence TTGATGCATTATGTTCGAAACAGAAAGTTACAGAGCCGGCATTCAGATTGAAGGTGGATTCTTGCTTGCGCGGAAATTGACAAGAAGGCGCATCAATACTCCTTACGGTTTGAAACTGTCCATTTTGGACGAGTTGATTACCGGCTGAATGCAGTTTGCTCATTTTTCCCAGACCCGTTCGCCGGGCGGGGGGCCGTCGGTTGGCGGGCCGGCAAAGCATTGGGCTTTCAGCATCCAATCGCGCGCGGTTTCGCCAATGACCCGGAGGCGCGTGTCATCCACATGTCGTCTTTGCGCCACGATCAGGCAGAAGTCTTCGGCTGGACCGCTTATCTTGTCTGACGCGTTCTCCGGTCCCCACGTCCAGAGTGCGCCTGATGGAGCAGTGAGCTCGACGCGGACCGGGGTTTGAGGAGCTTGCAGGCCGCGGTTGGTGTAGCTCCAGCCAAAGGTTTTGACGCCGAGATGGGCGATGTGGCGCAGCCGATCGGTGTTGGTGCGTTTCAAGCGGAGAGCGTCGAAAACGTCCTGGCCATGCGCCCAGGTCTCCATCAGCCGCGCGGTTGCGTGGGAGAGGGCGCTCATCGGTGGGCCGTACCAGAGGATGCGGTCTTTCGGGTTCATTGCGGTATAGGCGTCGAGCATCTTGTTTCGCTCGCTGCGCCACCAACTCATTAATTCATCGATGGGCATGTCCTTGCCGACTTCGTCGAGCGTTTTCATGAATTTGGCGATGTCGCTCATGACTTCCTCAATATGCTTGGCGAAACCGTCCGGGTCCGAGGCGGCAAGAGCGGCGCGGTCGTCGAAATACGCCAGATGACGTATCTGGTTCTTGATGTTCCAGGTGGGAGACGGAGTCATCAGCATCCATTGTTTTTCATCCAGACCCGCCACGACGGTATCGAGTTCCGCATGCTCGGTCCTGAGGTCTTGACAGATTTGTTTCATTTGTTCACCTCACATTTGGGTTCAATAAAGAATCTGCTGCAAAAGTCCATTTTTTGATCAAATTCTGCCGTGGTACATGCAAATTGACTCGCACATTCAAGACCGGCCGAATGAATTCGGCCCTACCAAAAGGGGTTTTGCGGCGCAATCTAATAAAGAATTTCCACCCGATGAAAAGCTTCGGCGAGCTCGAACGATTCTCCTTCAGCCATTTTTATGGCGCGCTGCCTGACCCATTCTGTCAATGCCTCCGGCTCGTATTGCCCAACCTGACTCTTGTGACACTGAAGCGCGGCCATCTTCAAATCAAAGGTGCCCGAGATATCCGAGCGGTAATTGATTTCGTCCGCACCCCAGAACAACATTTCTTCGACCTTGTGCGGCTCGAGCCCCTGCTCGAGAAGATCGGGGTATGCGAGGTGGTCTCTTGCGAACGGGAAAACGGCATCGAGTAAAACCTGGCCGGTGATCCTGTGGTCGCGGTGCCAGAGGTATTTGCGGTATGGATCTGCCGTCACGACCACTTTCGGGCGGTACTTTCTGATTTCCCGGACAATATCCTTTCGGAAGTCGGATGTATCTTCCAGACCTTGATCAGGATACCTCAGGAACACGATGTCGCTGACACCAAGCATCCGGGCGGCTTCACGCTGCTCGGCTTCGCGGATTTCGGACAGGACCTCTGGTTTCATGTTTCGGTCGCTCGTGCCTTTGCTGCCATCCGTGCAGATAACGTAAACGACCTTGTTTGATTCGCGGGTCCATCGGGCGACTGTGCCACCGGCGCCGAATTCGGCGTCATCCGGGTGGGGGCTGACGATCATCGCGTAATACGGCGACGTGATAGGTGGAGAATTGGTGGTCGGCATACCATGTTCTCTTGGCGATGATCGGTTGAGCGGGCGACCCACCGGGTCGCCGCTACGGTAAACGTATAATGCTTTTCACGGCGGGCGACTCATCGGGTCGCCGCTAACAGTTGAAATCGCCCCCCAACGGTAACAGAGCGTGCTTGCTGCAAGAGGTCCATTGGCCTATGATGCTTTTATGTCCTTCGGAATCCTGCGGGTGAGGATGTCCACAGTTTCCTCAACGAGTTCTTCGAGCACTTGTCCTGCGGGCTTGATTTCCTTAATCAGTCCGGAAATCTGGCCGGAGAAGGGGGCCACGTAATCCAACTTCTTGCCCTTGAGGAACATATCGACGAGACCCGAAGCGAGGGTGAGCTGCATCGGAAACGGCAGCGGATCAAGGCCGGACTGATCCCAGAGATCATGGAATCTGTTGTAGATCACTCTCGATGTTTTTCCTGTATACAAGTATGTTCTGCGAGTATCCTCATCGGTCGCGTTGAGGATGTGTTGTTTCTGGATATCGAGGATTCCGCCCTCTTTCGTGGCGAGGAAGCGCGTGCCGATCCAGACGCCTACACAGCCTATGGCCAGAGCCGCAGCCACGCCTCTTCCGTCGCCGATACCGCCAGCCCCCAAGACAGGAATAGGCGCCGCAGCGTCAATGGCCTGAGGAAGCAGCGCCATGGTGCCTATGCGTCCGGTATGCCCGCCGCCGTCATAGCCCTGAGCGACGATCAGGTCCACGCCGGATTGCGCCATACGCCGCGCGTTCTTGGAATTTCCGGTAATGCCGAGGACTTTGATGCCATTCGCGTGGGCTTCGTCGACCATCCAGCCGGGATTGCCGAGCCCGGAGCAGAACAGAGGGATCTTTTCCTCGATGCATGCCTTCACCGCTTTCAGCGGCTGCATGGTTGCGGTATCCATCCTCACGGTGGTGTCTGTATCGGGAAGCTGCAGCTCTTTTTTCACCTTCTGGATCCAGTTATAATAGGGTTCAGGAAGGGATTTGATTATTTCGCTGAGCGGCACTTCCTTTGGGCCTTCAACTTCTCTGTCCCCCTGATCGACAAGTTGGCTGGGCAGGATCAAATCGACGCCGAAGGGTTTATCGGTTCTGCGCCTGATCTCCCGGATGTGTTCGCGCATTTGCTCGACCGTATAGCCGGCGGCGCCGAGCACGCCGAGGCCTCCCGCCTCCGATACCGCCACGACCAGGTCCACCGGAGCGCCGGTGCTTTCTCCAATAAGAGAGGGGCCCATGCCGGCGCTGAGGATCGGGTATTCGATGCCCAGCATATCGCAAAGTTTTGTCCGTAAGATTCGCCTGCTCATGTCGTCTCCTTCGTTTCTTAATGGTCCCGGGTTTTCCCCCGCCCCTTGTTTACCGGAAACTGATCCGGCATCTTGAGAGCCGGACTTCCCTGCCGCCGAGATGGTATTTATAGGGCTCGGCGCCTTTCAAGAAATCGTACTTTTTCCGGCCGATCTCGATGCTGTGTTTGATGCTAAGAATCTTGCAGAGCAGTCCGATACTCAAAGAACTATAACGAGTATCATATCCGCTGTTATATAGGTACATGGTGTTCTGGCAGTCGAAACAGAGACACGCGGCCACAGATGCTTCGTTGACTTTGAGAATGAAAAGTCGAATGAGCGCTTCCTCCGACATAGCCTTCGTCATCGAGCGAAAAAAGGTTTCCATTTTCGAGCTCATGAACAGCGCCTTATCGGAGCGGCTCTCGCGAAACATTTTGAGAAAGGGGTCCACCTCGCGCTCGATTTCGGCGGGGTTCTCCAGAACAACGAAATTAATTTCGCCTTCGTTGTACAGTCGCCGGAATTTGCGTCTGATTTCATGCCGCTGTTTTCCGTCGAGCGAGGCCAAATACTGGTCCCAGTCGCGCGGCAGATCCATTTCGACGGATACGCCATCCGGTTCAAACGAGCACATGCCCCATCGATCCAGGGCTGATTCTGCCAGATGCGAGAACACTGTCGATTCGGGCCGCAGGCATCTCAGATCGAGATCCGCCACGCCGCTTTGTGCCAACTCATCGAGCAGCGCGTGATAGAATTGCTTTTCATAACCGGGAACCACGGCGAGATCCATGCAGTCGCAGATCTCCGGATCGCCGACGAAAGAGGCCGTTGTGCCTTTGATGGAAAGCGGCGCCACGCCGATTGATTTTCCCCTTTCCTTCATTACGCATATGTGGAGTTGGTCGTCCGGGGAAAACACATTGCGCCATGCCTGCATCCAGCGGGGCAGCATAAAGACAGGTTGTTGTTTTGGGACTCCGCTTGAATGCTCCACATAAACGTCGATGTTATTGAAAGCCTCTATAGCTGCGGCCGTTGCCATCGTCTTCATTCTTCGTCATCATCATCGTCGTCCGTAACAAATTTTCTGATGTAGCCGGTATGGATATCTCCTTTCTGGAAATCCGGATCATCGACGATCTCCAGATACAGGGGGATTGTTGTCTTTATCGGTTGGATGGTAAATTCCTGAAGAGCCTTTTTGAGGATGCGGATTGCGCCGTCTCTGGTGTGATCGTGCGCGATGAGCTTGGCCACGAGAGAATCGTAATATATCGGCAACTCGTAACCCTGATACAGGTGCGTGTCGAGCCTGATTCCGCTGCCGGCGGGCGGGCGATATTCCTTGATAATTCCTGGAGAAGGCGCGAAGTTGAAATCCGGATTCTCGGCATTGATCCGGCATTCGATGGCCCAGCCGTTGAGGGGGATGTCGTCGAAGCTGTACGCGAGTCTGCCGCCATCGGCGAGTCGAATCTGCTCTTTTACGAGGTCTATGCCGGTGACCATTTCTGTGACCGGGTGTTCCACCTGGATGCGGGCGTTGACCTCCATAAAGTAGAAGTTGTCGTCCCGGTCGAGCAGGAATTCCACGGTGCCCGCATTGAAGTAGTTGAGGGCCTTCGCCGCGGTGATGGCGGCCTGCCCCATCGCCTGGCGCAATTGAGGCGTCATGACGGGCGAGGGCGCTTCTTCGATCAATTTCTGGTAGCGCCGCTGGATCGAGCATTCGCGCTCGCCGAGGTGGATCACATTGCCGGATTCGTCTGCCAGCACCTGGAACTCGATGTGCCGTGGGTCCACGAGGCATTTCTCGATGTAGAGCGAGTCATCGCCGAAAGCCGCTTTCACTTCGGCTCTGGCTACGGCGAACTCTTCCCTGAGCGTATCTTCATCAGGGCAAATGCGAATTCCGCGGCCACCGCCGCCGGCGGATGCTTTTACCATGACCGGATACTGGATTTTCGAAGCGAAAGCGACCGCGTCATCGATTGAGCGGACTCCATCGGGGCTTGAGGGGACGATGGGCACTCCGGCCTTATTGACGGCGGCTTTTGCCTTTATTTTGTCGCCGGCCAGGTACAGGTTTTCGGGCGTCGGCCCGATGAAGACAAGGCCGGCTTCTTTGCAGGCGCGGGCGAAGTCTCCGTTTTCGGCGAGGTAGCCGTAGCCGGGATGGATTGCCTGTGCCCCTGTTCTTTTGGCCGCCCCGATGACAGCCTCTACGTTCAAGTAACTCTTGGCGCTCATTGGCGGCCCGATGCAGACGCTCTCGTCGGCGTGCCGGACATGCAAACTGGTCGTATCGGCCTCCGAATACACGGCCACGCTTTTTATTCCCAGTTCTTTGAGCGCGCGCACGATTCGGAGGGCGATTTCGCCTCTATTGGCTATCAGTATTTTCGAGAACATCAATCGGCATCCTTAAAAACGAATTTGGGCATGGCATCTATTCAGTTTCCAGGATGAACATCAAGTCGCCGTCGGCCAGCGGCGTTTCGTTTTGTGCGATGATCTCGAGAATCTTTCCGGCTGCGGGCGATTTGATTTTTTGAAACACTTTCATGGTCTCGAGCAGGGCGAGAATCTGTTTTTTCTTGACTGCGTCGCCCACCTCGACATATGGCGGTTGTTCGGGAGACGGCTTTCTGTAGAAGACTCCGGACATAGGCGCTCTCACTTCGAGTTTCTTGTTCATATCACGGTCTGCTCCTGAAGAATTATAGTTGGTCCTGAACCAGGAAAGGCGTCTCTACCGTCCTTTCCACACCGGGTCTCTCTTTTGCATGAAGGCGGCCACACCTTCCATCAGGTCTTCCACCTGGGTGTTGACAGTAAGTTGCGAATGAAGATAGCTCAATGCATCGTCGACGGCCATGTCAGCGATTTTGTAGAACGATGACTTGCCAAGCCCCATAACAGCGGGGCTGAACGATGAGAGTTTTTTAGCCATTTCGGAAACTCTCTGCTGGAATGAGTCTTTGGGGACAGAATAATTGATTATGCCGATGCGCTCAGCCTCGGCGGCCGGGATTCGGTCTCCGGTCATGCACAATTCGAGGGCCTTTTTTCTCCCGACATTTCGGATGAGAACGGCGGTAACCATATATGGCCACAGTCCGCGCTTTATTTCCGGCAGCCCGAATTGTGCGTCCTCACTCGCGATGGCGACATCGCTTGACAAACACAGCCCCATCCCGCCGGCGAGGCAATAGCCTTCGATGGCGGCGAGGATCGGCGTCTTGCATGAGTTCATTTTCATCAGTAGATTTGCGTAGTGGCCGCGGTCGTAATGCATGTCGAGAAACGACTGGTCGCCGCCGAAGCTGCCGCCGAGATCGGCGCCGGAGCAGAAATTGCCGCCGGTGCCGGTGAGAATGATTGCTGAGACATTGGGGTCGTCGCCGGCCTGATCGAGGTATTTGGTCAATGCGGCGATGACGGCGGAATTGAGCGCGTTGCGGCGTTCCGGCCGGTTAATGGTGATGGAGGCTACTTTATCTTTTATCTCGTAAAGAACCTCACGGGTTTCGCTCATATTCGTCTCTCCTTGCGCGAGCGGTTGCTGGCGGCTCTGAGTCTCCAGGGACAGACACCATTCTACGAATTCAAAAGGACGTGAATTCCATAAATGGTGTCAGTCCCCGTCGCAATCGAGCGCGATGAATCGCGCCCCTACAAAAGATTGACAACCGTTGACAGATTCACTCCCCCACGTCAAGGCGGGTTTGAAACCCGCCGCTACCGGCATTCGCAAGAATCCACCGTTGTCTATCGTTTTGTGTGGGCGGGTTTGAAACCCGCCCCCACATTTCGTGTCGCAGCTGCGATTCTCAGTTCTTGAGCCCGAGAATACGGCGCGCTTCGTCCGCGGTGGCGATGTCGCGGCCGACTTCGCGCGTTATCTTCGCCAGCGTTTCGACGAGCTCGCCGTTGCTTTGGGCCTTCTCGCCGTTGGGCAGGTAAAATGTGTCTTCGAGGCCGGTGCGCACGTTGCCGCCTTCTTCCAGTGCTTTGCGCTGGAGGTCCCAAACTTCTTTGCGGCCGACACAGATGACCTGCCAATGAGTTCCCGGCAACATCTCTTTTTTGAGAAGCGGCACCCATTCGGGCTTTGCCGGTTGTCCGCTGGCGACGCCCATAACCAGAGATATGTGCGGGTCGCCCTGGAACATGCCGGCTTTTTTGTACAAGGCGACGCTGCGGACGATGCCGGAATCAAAGCATTCAAACTCGGGGACAACGTTGTTAGCCGTCATCACATCGAGGAAGGCTTTCACCTTCTCGACGGGGTTATCGAACGTCATCGGCGGCCAGGCCCATGTGCCGTTCTCCCTCAGCTTGAGGTAGTTTAGGGAGCCGGCGTTACATGCAGCCATTTCAGGTTTGACCGCTTCGAGACAGGCCACGGGTCCTGAGATATCGGGACCGACGATGCCGGTGCTCTGGTTGATGATGATGCCGGGAACACGAGATCTGACGGCGTTGATTATTGATTTGACAACGTCCACGTCCCACGTTGGATATGCGCCCATGCCTGGCCGCTGGTCCCGGAAATGGCAGTGGACGATTGTCGCTCCTTGATTCCACGCCTGTTCAGCCGCGTCGGCCATCTGTTCGGGCGTGACCGGAATGTTGCCCATGTTGGGATTAGTCAGAACACCGGTAAGCGCGCATGTCAATATCGCTTCGCCGCTCATTCGTTACCTCCTGCCAATTTGATAGAGCCGGCCTTTGGGTCTTGAAAAAATCATGTTGGAGAAGAGCCGTGCCGCTTCGCTCGCGGGGGCAGCTTATCCGTTTTATTCTTGACGACATCCATGGCTTCTATTATTTTTCTTCGTGTATCTTTGGGTTCGATGACTTCGTCGACGACGTGAGCGGTCCAGGAATGCGCCACGTCGAAGACATCCAGTCTTTCGCGGGAGCGATTGAGATACGCATCGTAAGCGTCCTCTTCAATGCCCTTATCATAGACCTGCCGGTAGTCAAGTTCAGAAGCCTCGATAGCGAAGCGCGCGATCGGCCAGGCAAAGGTCAGGTCGGCGCCCATTCCTTTGAGGCCGCTCATGATCATGCTGCCAGCGTCGGCGTAGGCTTCGCGCAGGACCACGCCAATTTTCGGGATAGTCGAGGTGGCATAGACGTCGACGACTTTTCCGATATGCCGGAGCAGGCCGCGCGCTTCCTCGTTTTCGCCGGGAACTACAGGCGGCGTGTCGACCAGATTGACGAGAGGCGTGTCGTAAGCGTCCAGCGCCTGCAGGAAGCGGTAGTACTTGTCGCAGGCATTGACCTCGTATATACTGCCCGGCTCGGCGGGATTGTTTGCCACCAGGCCGACTGTCTGGCCATTGAAGCGGCAGTAGCCGGTGATGAGCTGTTTTGCGTACTCGTTCTTGAGCTCGAAGAAATCGCCGCCGTCGACTATTTCGCGGATGACCTCGTGCATGTCGTACGTCTTGTCGAATTCATCGGGCACGATTTCGATCAGTTTTTCGACTTCGCGATTGGGATCGTCGCCGCGTTCCCATGCGGGCGGTTTTTCCCGATAATTTGACGGCAGATAGCGGAGCAACTCGCGGCAGGCGAGAATCGTTTCTTTGTCGTCGTCTCCGACGAGGTCGCAGGTTCCGCTCAACTGCATGTGGTAATCGGCGCCGCCGACGTTGCGGTCGATTTTTTCCGAGGTTGCCGCCGCCGTTTGGCGAGGGCCGCCGAGCCACAGATTTCCTGAGATTCGACTGATGAAGAGAAAATCGCACAACGTGGGGAGATAGGCGCCGCCCGCGATGCAGGGCCCCATCAACACCGTGATCTGGGGGATAATACCCGAGTAGACCGACTCGAGACGAAACATCCAGTCGATTCCAGCCATGGCCACATCGCGGTAACCCAGGCGGCCGCCGGAGGAGTCGAGGAGGTTCACGAGCGGGATTCCCCACGAAGCCGCCAATTCGAGGCAGTGGCAGTACTTCATGATATGCTGCTGTCCGATCGATCCGCCGAGAACGGTGAAATCGGAGGAATAGATCATGATCGTGCGGCCGTGGACTTTCGCCGTGCCGACGACGGCTCCGTCGCAGGGCGCGTCGGTGAAGCGGCCGTCGATGCGGACGCCGGTGGTGTTTACGCAGGTGCCGAGTTCATTGAACGTGCCGGCATCGATGAGGACGTCGATCCTCTCGCGGGCAGTGAGCTTCCCGCGGCTGTGTTGCCGCTCGACGTGTTCGGCGCCGCCGCCGAGCTTGTTTTTCTCCTGTATCTTTCGGTAGCGCTCGATCGCTTCCTTCATTCTGTTTCCCATCTATCCGTCAACCCCCTGATTTGACTATTTGGCTTCCTCGGTCACGACTTCATTATGCGGGTTTGATATAGCGTCTCTTTTCGGGAAGTTCTTCCCGCTTGTTTTCGGATGCGTGGAGAGCCTTGATGATCCGCGAGCGCGTGTCCCTGGGATCGATGATTTCATGGACTGTGTACCAGGTGGTGAAGACTTTTCCCATCGTCATGACGCTGAACATCTGGCGAAGGATTCCGACATAGAATTCGAAGAGGCTGTCGTAGTTGCCTTCTTCCTTGGCCTTTGCCAATTCCTTGTGGAATACAGCATGAACCATCATTTCGGGTCCTGTCGGGGCAAACTCGGTTGTGGGCCAGCCGTAAATGAAGTCGGGCCCCATCTTGCTGCAGCCCAGAACGATGTTGGAGCCGCCGTATGAGCGGCGCAGCACTACGGTGACTTTCTGAGTCGTGAGGTGGGAATAGCCGTGCAGGTTCTTTGCGCCGTGACGGATGACGCCCATGCGCTCCCATCGGTCGCCGGGCGGAAAGGCCGTTGTGTCGGACATCGTGAGCAGGGGAATGTTGAAGCAATCGAGGAACATCAGGAATCGATCGTACTTATCGGAAGCGTCCGGTTCCATGATGCCGCTCAGCTCGTCCGGATTGGTGGCGACAAGACCGGTCACGATTCCGTCGAACCGCGCGAAGCCGATGACGAGGTTCGGCGCGAAGTCTTCCTGAAGCTCGAAGAATTCGCCGTCATCAACGATGAGGTTGATGATCTCGTGGATATCGTAGGTAAATCGAACGTTATTGGGCATGACATCGAGCAGGGCCTCTTCCCGCCGATTGGGATCGTCGGTGGGCTTGATTGCTTGCGGCCGCTCCCAGCAGTTTTGAGGAATGAATTCCATGATCTTCTTGCAGAGGTCGAGGGCGTCCTTGTCACTGTCGGCGACGAGGTGGCATTGTCCGGAGCGGGTCATATGGAAATCGGCCGAGCCTGCATCTTCGGATTCAATAGGGCCTCCCAACCACAGGAAGCCGGTCTCACTGTTCATAATGAGGAAATCCGAGAGCACGGGCACTTTCGCCATCGGGCCGGTGCACGGTCCGAGGACGAGGGCGATCTGAGGGATTACGCCGGAGTACCGGCAATAATTTTTAAGGACGCGGGCGATACCGAACGATCCCACATATCCTTTTTTCATGCTTGCCCGAGTTCCGGCTGAATCGAAGATGCCGATGATCGGCATCTGTTCCTGTCCTGCCATCTGGACGAGTTCGGCTATTTTCCATATGCCCTGGTCTCCGAAGGAGCCGGACATAACCGTGAAGTCCATGGAATAGGCCATGACCGGCCGGCCGCTTATCTTGGCCATGCCCATGATCACGCCGTCGCCCGGGCTCGGCCTGTCGCTGGAATCGGGAAAGGCGCGGAACTCTCGAACTGCGGAGCCGATTTCCTCGAAAGTACCCGGATCAGCCAGATATTCTATTCGCTCTCGCGCGGTCAGCTTGCCGAGCGCGTGCTGCAGGTCGGCGCGATCCGTTCCGCCGCCCGCCAAATTTTCCTGACGGCATTCTTCAAGCTTTGCAAGATAGCCGTCCATCCATTCGCCCATGCCATGTATCTCCTTTCCTGTTCCAGTTCCAATTGAATCGCACCCGGCCGGCGGGTTGGTCAAGTTCTTATTGGAGTAGTTCGTCAGAGGGCCAGGCATGTAGTGCGGCGTTGAGGTCTTCTC encodes the following:
- a CDS encoding PIG-L family deacetylase, which translates into the protein MIVSPHPDDAEFGAGGTVARWTRESNKVVYVICTDGSKGTSDRNMKPEVLSEIREAEQREAARMLGVSDIVFLRYPDQGLEDTSDFRKDIVREIRKYRPKVVVTADPYRKYLWHRDHRITGQVLLDAVFPFARDHLAYPDLLEQGLEPHKVEEMLFWGADEINYRSDISGTFDLKMAALQCHKSQVGQYEPEALTEWVRQRAIKMAEGESFELAEAFHRVEILY
- a CDS encoding TIGR03084 family protein produces the protein MKQICQDLRTEHAELDTVVAGLDEKQWMLMTPSPTWNIKNQIRHLAYFDDRAALAASDPDGFAKHIEEVMSDIAKFMKTLDEVGKDMPIDELMSWWRSERNKMLDAYTAMNPKDRILWYGPPMSALSHATARLMETWAHGQDVFDALRLKRTNTDRLRHIAHLGVKTFGWSYTNRGLQAPQTPVRVELTAPSGALWTWGPENASDKISGPAEDFCLIVAQRRHVDDTRLRVIGETARDWMLKAQCFAGPPTDGPPPGERVWEK
- a CDS encoding GNAT family N-acetyltransferase, whose product is MKTMATAAAIEAFNNIDVYVEHSSGVPKQQPVFMLPRWMQAWRNVFSPDDQLHICVMKERGKSIGVAPLSIKGTTASFVGDPEICDCMDLAVVPGYEKQFYHALLDELAQSGVADLDLRCLRPESTVFSHLAESALDRWGMCSFEPDGVSVEMDLPRDWDQYLASLDGKQRHEIRRKFRRLYNEGEINFVVLENPAEIEREVDPFLKMFRESRSDKALFMSSKMETFFRSMTKAMSEEALIRLFILKVNEASVAACLCFDCQNTMYLYNSGYDTRYSSLSIGLLCKILSIKHSIEIGRKKYDFLKGAEPYKYHLGGREVRLSRCRISFR
- a CDS encoding acetyl-CoA carboxylase biotin carboxyl carrier protein subunit, whose amino-acid sequence is MNKKLEVRAPMSGVFYRKPSPEQPPYVEVGDAVKKKQILALLETMKVFQKIKSPAAGKILEIIAQNETPLADGDLMFILETE
- a CDS encoding crotonase, coding for MSETREVLYEIKDKVASITINRPERRNALNSAVIAALTKYLDQAGDDPNVSAIILTGTGGNFCSGADLGGSFGGDQSFLDMHYDRGHYANLLMKMNSCKTPILAAIEGYCLAGGMGLCLSSDVAIASEDAQFGLPEIKRGLWPYMVTAVLIRNVGRKKALELCMTGDRIPAAEAERIGIINYSVPKDSFQQRVSEMAKKLSSFSPAVMGLGKSSFYKIADMAVDDALSYLHSQLTVNTQVEDLMEGVAAFMQKRDPVWKGR
- a CDS encoding propionyl-CoA carboxylase, with product MGEWMDGYLAKLEECRQENLAGGGTDRADLQHALGKLTARERIEYLADPGTFEEIGSAVREFRAFPDSSDRPSPGDGVIMGMAKISGRPVMAYSMDFTVMSGSFGDQGIWKIAELVQMAGQEQMPIIGIFDSAGTRASMKKGYVGSFGIARVLKNYCRYSGVIPQIALVLGPCTGPMAKVPVLSDFLIMNSETGFLWLGGPIESEDAGSADFHMTRSGQCHLVADSDKDALDLCKKIMEFIPQNCWERPQAIKPTDDPNRREEALLDVMPNNVRFTYDIHEIINLIVDDGEFFELQEDFAPNLVIGFARFDGIVTGLVATNPDELSGIMEPDASDKYDRFLMFLDCFNIPLLTMSDTTAFPPGDRWERMGVIRHGAKNLHGYSHLTTQKVTVVLRRSYGGSNIVLGCSKMGPDFIYGWPTTEFAPTGPEMMVHAVFHKELAKAKEEGNYDSLFEFYVGILRQMFSVMTMGKVFTTWYTVHEIIDPRDTRSRIIKALHASENKREELPEKRRYIKPA
- the accC gene encoding acetyl-CoA carboxylase biotin carboxylase subunit, with translation MFSKILIANRGEIALRIVRALKELGIKSVAVYSEADTTSLHVRHADESVCIGPPMSAKSYLNVEAVIGAAKRTGAQAIHPGYGYLAENGDFARACKEAGLVFIGPTPENLYLAGDKIKAKAAVNKAGVPIVPSSPDGVRSIDDAVAFASKIQYPVMVKASAGGGGRGIRICPDEDTLREEFAVARAEVKAAFGDDSLYIEKCLVDPRHIEFQVLADESGNVIHLGERECSIQRRYQKLIEEAPSPVMTPQLRQAMGQAAITAAKALNYFNAGTVEFLLDRDDNFYFMEVNARIQVEHPVTEMVTGIDLVKEQIRLADGGRLAYSFDDIPLNGWAIECRINAENPDFNFAPSPGIIKEYRPPAGSGIRLDTHLYQGYELPIYYDSLVAKLIAHDHTRDGAIRILKKALQEFTIQPIKTTIPLYLEIVDDPDFQKGDIHTGYIRKFVTDDDDDDEE
- a CDS encoding 3-keto-5-aminohexanoate cleavage protein, whose product is MSGEAILTCALTGVLTNPNMGNIPVTPEQMADAAEQAWNQGATIVHCHFRDQRPGMGAYPTWDVDVVKSIINAVRSRVPGIIINQSTGIVGPDISGPVACLEAVKPEMAACNAGSLNYLKLRENGTWAWPPMTFDNPVEKVKAFLDVMTANNVVPEFECFDSGIVRSVALYKKAGMFQGDPHISLVMGVASGQPAKPEWVPLLKKEMLPGTHWQVICVGRKEVWDLQRKALEEGGNVRTGLEDTFYLPNGEKAQSNGELVETLAKITREVGRDIATADEARRILGLKN
- a CDS encoding nitronate monooxygenase yields the protein MSRRILRTKLCDMLGIEYPILSAGMGPSLIGESTGAPVDLVVAVSEAGGLGVLGAAGYTVEQMREHIREIRRRTDKPFGVDLILPSQLVDQGDREVEGPKEVPLSEIIKSLPEPYYNWIQKVKKELQLPDTDTTVRMDTATMQPLKAVKACIEEKIPLFCSGLGNPGWMVDEAHANGIKVLGITGNSKNARRMAQSGVDLIVAQGYDGGGHTGRIGTMALLPQAIDAAAPIPVLGAGGIGDGRGVAAALAIGCVGVWIGTRFLATKEGGILDIQKQHILNATDEDTRRTYLYTGKTSRVIYNRFHDLWDQSGLDPLPFPMQLTLASGLVDMFLKGKKLDYVAPFSGQISGLIKEIKPAGQVLEELVEETVDILTRRIPKDIKAS
- a CDS encoding propionyl-CoA carboxylase produces the protein MGNRMKEAIERYRKIQEKNKLGGGAEHVERQHSRGKLTARERIDVLIDAGTFNELGTCVNTTGVRIDGRFTDAPCDGAVVGTAKVHGRTIMIYSSDFTVLGGSIGQQHIMKYCHCLELAASWGIPLVNLLDSSGGRLGYRDVAMAGIDWMFRLESVYSGIIPQITVLMGPCIAGGAYLPTLCDFLFISRISGNLWLGGPRQTAAATSEKIDRNVGGADYHMQLSGTCDLVGDDDKETILACRELLRYLPSNYREKPPAWERGDDPNREVEKLIEIVPDEFDKTYDMHEVIREIVDGGDFFELKNEYAKQLITGYCRFNGQTVGLVANNPAEPGSIYEVNACDKYYRFLQALDAYDTPLVNLVDTPPVVPGENEEARGLLRHIGKVVDVYATSTIPKIGVVLREAYADAGSMIMSGLKGMGADLTFAWPIARFAIEASELDYRQVYDKGIEEDAYDAYLNRSRERLDVFDVAHSWTAHVVDEVIEPKDTRRKIIEAMDVVKNKTDKLPPRAKRHGSSPT